A single genomic interval of Cellvibrio sp. PSBB023 harbors:
- the pgm gene encoding phosphoglucomutase (alpha-D-glucose-1,6-bisphosphate-dependent) has product MSTSPLAGKLLPQELLVDLPALIDAYYTNKPDVSIAEQRVSFGTSGHRGSSLTYSFNENHVLAISQAICDYRQQAGITGPLYMGIDTHALSEPAQISAVEVLAANGIEIMLAQGGEYTPTPAISHAILTYNRGRTTGLADGIVITPSHNPPDNGGFKYNPPNGGPADSDITNWMQARANELLENNLRDVKRMDYHQAIKSATTHHHDYVHNYVKDLINVIDMEAIRGANVHMGADPLGGAGVNYWSAIADHYQLNLKVLNTTIDKTFSFMTADWDGKIRMDPSSAYTMQGMVERRNLFDVAFACDADHDRHGIVAPSCGLLPPNHYLAVAIEYLFQHRPQWRADTAIGKTVVSSAMIDKVAHKIGRRLYEVPVGFKWFAPGLFDGSLGFGGEESAGASFLRIDGSVWTTDKDGIIPSLLAAEIKANTGRDPGECYKLLADEFGHAAEARVEAPANSAQKKALSKLSPEQITSTELAGDKIENILTHAPGNNASFGGIKVMSKNGWFAARPSGTEEIYKIYAESFKGKEHLQQLIAEAQVIVNKAIS; this is encoded by the coding sequence ATGTCTACCAGCCCTTTGGCCGGCAAGCTGCTACCCCAGGAATTGCTTGTAGATCTGCCCGCACTGATCGATGCCTACTACACCAATAAACCGGATGTTTCCATCGCCGAACAACGCGTTAGTTTTGGGACATCCGGGCACCGCGGATCGTCCTTGACCTACAGTTTTAACGAGAATCACGTGTTGGCGATCAGTCAGGCCATTTGCGATTACCGCCAACAAGCGGGCATCACCGGCCCCTTGTATATGGGTATAGACACTCACGCCTTGTCTGAACCTGCGCAGATCAGCGCCGTGGAAGTGCTTGCGGCCAATGGGATTGAAATCATGCTCGCGCAAGGCGGTGAATACACCCCTACCCCGGCGATCTCCCATGCGATTTTGACCTACAACCGTGGTCGCACCACGGGCCTGGCCGATGGTATTGTTATTACCCCATCACACAACCCACCCGATAATGGCGGTTTTAAATACAACCCGCCCAATGGCGGGCCCGCCGACAGCGACATCACCAACTGGATGCAAGCTCGCGCCAATGAATTACTGGAAAATAATCTGCGTGATGTAAAACGCATGGACTATCACCAGGCGATAAAATCGGCAACAACCCATCACCACGATTATGTGCACAACTATGTCAAAGACCTGATCAATGTGATCGATATGGAAGCGATTCGCGGAGCCAATGTGCACATGGGTGCAGACCCGCTTGGTGGCGCCGGCGTTAATTATTGGAGTGCCATTGCCGATCACTACCAACTGAATTTAAAAGTGCTTAATACAACCATCGATAAAACCTTTTCATTCATGACTGCTGATTGGGATGGCAAGATTCGCATGGATCCATCCTCTGCCTACACAATGCAAGGCATGGTTGAGCGACGCAATTTATTTGATGTGGCTTTCGCGTGCGACGCAGACCACGATCGCCACGGAATTGTTGCCCCAAGCTGCGGCCTGTTGCCACCAAATCATTACCTTGCTGTTGCGATTGAATATTTATTTCAGCATCGCCCACAATGGCGCGCCGATACAGCCATAGGTAAAACAGTCGTCAGCAGCGCTATGATCGATAAGGTCGCCCACAAAATTGGTCGTCGGTTGTATGAAGTGCCGGTTGGTTTTAAATGGTTCGCGCCGGGTTTATTTGATGGCTCGCTGGGCTTTGGCGGTGAAGAAAGTGCTGGAGCCTCCTTCTTACGCATCGATGGCAGTGTATGGACAACCGATAAAGACGGCATTATTCCATCCCTGTTAGCGGCAGAAATTAAAGCCAATACTGGCCGCGATCCTGGCGAATGCTACAAGCTGCTTGCCGATGAATTTGGCCATGCCGCCGAAGCGCGAGTAGAAGCACCGGCAAACAGTGCGCAGAAAAAAGCCTTGTCAAAATTATCACCCGAGCAAATTACATCCACCGAATTAGCAGGCGATAAGATTGAAAATATTTTAACGCACGCACCGGGTAACAATGCCAGCTTTGGCGGTATTAAGGTGATGAGTAAAAATGGCTGGTTTGCGGCGCGCCCATCAGGCACAGAGGAAATTTATAAAATTTACGCCGAAAGCTTCAAAGGCAAAGAACATTTGCAGCAATTAATTGCAGAAGCCCAAGTGATTGTGAATAAAGCTATTTCGTAA
- the glgA gene encoding glycogen synthase GlgA, protein MQKILFATSEVHPLIKTGGLADVAASLPRALLKLGHDVKIILPAYASVMQKLTTGVKEVAQLHVDGRILSIKQTRLPGSRVTVLLVDIPEFSARDGNPYCGPDGADWFDNHKRFYLFAKAAELIALDQAQLEWRPTIVHCNDWQTGLIPALLSLHPERPATVFTIHNLAYRGLFPYQAFEELQLPSGFWHHERIEFYGQMSFMKGGLAFADFITTVSPSYANEIQQPEFGCGLDGLMRYRSDSLAGILNGIDMDEWNPGSDAHISVNFNRRTLGNKVKNKLALQEELGLTLDERLPLLGFVGRLVDQKGIDLILAQMPQLLSTPCQLVILGSGFPHYEAALTEIANTHPGRVSVTIGYNESFAHRIEASSDIFLMPSLFEPCGLNQLYSLRYGTLPVVHAVGGLRDTVFEQQGEVVDEHANGFVFEHPTPELLFAAIERALATYEHPARWKQLQLNAMSKDFSWDLSAQQYVAIYDKLA, encoded by the coding sequence ATGCAGAAAATTCTCTTTGCAACCAGTGAAGTACATCCGCTCATCAAAACCGGCGGGCTTGCCGATGTAGCGGCAAGCTTGCCACGTGCATTACTCAAGCTGGGGCATGATGTAAAAATTATCCTGCCAGCCTATGCAAGTGTGATGCAAAAATTAACGACTGGCGTGAAAGAAGTCGCACAGTTACATGTTGATGGTCGCATCTTATCCATTAAACAAACTCGTCTACCAGGATCGCGTGTCACCGTACTTCTGGTGGATATTCCCGAGTTTTCCGCACGCGACGGCAATCCCTACTGCGGCCCGGATGGTGCGGATTGGTTTGATAACCACAAGCGGTTTTATTTATTTGCCAAAGCCGCTGAGTTGATTGCTTTGGATCAAGCACAGCTGGAATGGCGACCGACAATTGTGCACTGCAATGATTGGCAAACCGGTTTGATTCCTGCGCTTCTATCGCTGCACCCGGAGCGGCCCGCCACGGTGTTTACCATTCATAATCTCGCCTATCGCGGTCTTTTTCCCTATCAAGCATTTGAGGAGTTGCAGCTGCCTTCGGGGTTTTGGCATCACGAACGCATCGAGTTCTACGGACAAATGTCCTTTATGAAAGGCGGTTTGGCATTTGCAGATTTTATAACCACCGTCAGCCCCAGTTATGCCAATGAAATACAGCAGCCAGAATTCGGCTGTGGCTTGGATGGGTTGATGCGCTATCGTAGCGACTCACTTGCCGGGATTTTAAATGGCATTGATATGGATGAGTGGAACCCCGGCAGCGATGCACACATCAGTGTTAATTTTAATCGCCGCACACTGGGCAACAAAGTAAAAAACAAGCTGGCGCTGCAAGAAGAACTCGGCCTTACCCTTGATGAACGCCTGCCGCTGTTAGGATTTGTCGGGCGCCTGGTCGATCAAAAAGGAATTGATTTGATTCTGGCGCAAATGCCGCAACTCTTATCGACGCCGTGTCAGTTGGTTATTCTCGGTAGTGGTTTCCCTCACTACGAGGCCGCACTCACAGAGATCGCCAACACGCACCCCGGGCGCGTCTCAGTCACTATTGGCTACAACGAAAGTTTTGCACACCGCATTGAGGCGAGCAGCGATATTTTTCTCATGCCATCGCTGTTTGAACCCTGCGGATTAAACCAGCTCTACAGCTTGCGCTATGGCACCTTACCGGTGGTCCATGCGGTGGGAGGCTTGCGCGATACCGTGTTTGAACAACAAGGCGAAGTCGTTGATGAGCACGCCAATGGCTTTGTATTTGAGCACCCCACTCCCGAATTATTGTTTGCCGCAATAGAACGTGCACTGGCCACCTATGAACATCCCGCTCGCTGGAAGCAGTTGCAATTGAATGCGATGAGCAAGGATTTTTCATGGGACCTGAGTGCGCAACAATATGTCGCCATTTACGATAAGCTCGCGTAA
- the glgB gene encoding 1,4-alpha-glucan branching protein GlgB, protein MTHAKQDNSLSHEMLRIVTATHHDPFEVLGRHPLGDKVTAEADTLVRAYLPGARNAALIINNQPTPMTRVEGTDFFTWRGLAKNLPAYYQFQWSDRHNVPHTEFDPYCFAPQLGDIDMHLFAEGQHWNIYQHLGAHPRTVEGIDGVLFATWAPNAERISVVGDFNDWDGRAHPMRVRGGSGLWELFIPGVKPGALYKFEIRNRATGAVFLKSDPYGQAFELRPQTGSIVKADSVYQWQDADWMTKREHWDWQASPMSVYEVHLGSWRRGWAGEFMSYRDLAHQLVDYVKPLGFTHIEIMPVSEHPLDDSWGYQTTGYYAPTSRFGAPDEFRYFIDYLHKHHIGVILDWVPAHFPKDAHALARFDGSALYEHEDPRLGEHRDWGTLIYNYGRNEVRNFLLANALFWLKEYHLDGLRVDAVASMLHLDYSREPGEWIPNIHGGNENLEAMGFLQQLNAICHGQHPGTLVIAEESTAWPQVTRPTWVGGLGFSMKWNMGWMHDTLDYFSKDPIHRQYHHNQLTFGMMYAFTENFQLPFSHDEVVHGKGSMINKMPGDDWQKFANLRLLYTYLFTYPGTKLLFMGSEFAQWSEWAQSRTLDWHLMDFAPHQGIHALVSDLNKCYTQMPSLYQHSFRGDGFEWIDCHDSTQSIVSYIRKSDTDFCIVILNCTPVPRSNYRIGVPVAGSYNELLNSDSSFYGGSNWGNSNPIYSQPVAWMNHQQSLEINLPPLGALILKLA, encoded by the coding sequence ATGACGCATGCAAAACAGGATAATAGCTTGAGCCATGAGATGTTACGCATAGTGACTGCGACGCATCATGATCCCTTTGAGGTGCTCGGCCGACATCCGCTGGGGGATAAAGTGACAGCAGAAGCGGACACTCTGGTTCGCGCCTATCTTCCCGGTGCACGCAATGCCGCATTAATTATCAATAATCAGCCCACTCCCATGACTCGCGTAGAGGGCACGGATTTTTTTACCTGGCGGGGTTTAGCTAAAAATCTGCCCGCTTATTATCAGTTTCAATGGTCGGATCGCCACAACGTGCCCCATACTGAATTCGACCCCTACTGTTTTGCCCCACAATTGGGCGACATTGATATGCACCTCTTTGCCGAGGGCCAACATTGGAACATCTATCAACATCTTGGTGCACACCCGCGCACGGTTGAGGGCATAGACGGCGTTTTGTTTGCGACTTGGGCTCCCAACGCCGAGCGAATCAGTGTGGTGGGCGATTTCAATGATTGGGATGGCCGCGCTCACCCAATGCGCGTACGCGGCGGTAGCGGTCTGTGGGAGCTGTTCATCCCCGGTGTTAAACCCGGCGCTCTCTATAAATTCGAGATACGCAATCGCGCCACCGGCGCGGTTTTCCTCAAGTCTGATCCCTATGGCCAAGCCTTTGAACTGCGCCCACAAACCGGCTCCATTGTAAAAGCCGACTCAGTGTACCAGTGGCAAGATGCAGACTGGATGACAAAACGTGAACACTGGGATTGGCAGGCATCACCCATGTCTGTCTATGAAGTGCACCTTGGCTCATGGCGGCGTGGCTGGGCAGGTGAGTTTATGAGTTATCGCGACCTTGCCCATCAATTGGTCGACTATGTAAAACCGTTGGGATTCACTCACATTGAAATCATGCCCGTCAGTGAACACCCGCTGGATGACTCCTGGGGTTATCAAACCACCGGCTATTACGCGCCGACCAGTCGCTTTGGAGCCCCGGATGAGTTTCGCTACTTTATTGACTACCTGCATAAACACCATATTGGGGTCATTCTGGATTGGGTTCCTGCCCACTTCCCCAAGGATGCACATGCCCTCGCCCGCTTTGACGGCTCTGCACTCTATGAGCATGAAGACCCACGCCTGGGCGAACACCGCGACTGGGGAACATTAATTTACAACTACGGTCGCAATGAGGTGCGCAACTTTTTGCTGGCCAATGCGCTTTTCTGGTTGAAGGAGTATCACCTGGATGGCCTGCGGGTGGATGCGGTAGCCTCCATGCTGCATCTGGATTACTCGCGGGAACCCGGTGAGTGGATTCCCAACATCCATGGCGGCAATGAGAATCTGGAAGCCATGGGCTTTTTGCAACAATTAAATGCCATTTGTCACGGGCAACACCCGGGCACCTTGGTGATTGCCGAAGAATCAACTGCCTGGCCACAAGTAACGCGCCCAACCTGGGTGGGTGGTTTGGGCTTCTCGATGAAATGGAATATGGGATGGATGCACGACACGCTGGATTATTTCAGCAAAGATCCAATCCATCGCCAGTACCATCACAACCAATTAACTTTTGGCATGATGTACGCCTTCACTGAAAATTTTCAATTGCCCTTTTCACACGACGAAGTCGTGCACGGCAAAGGCAGTATGATCAATAAAATGCCCGGCGATGATTGGCAAAAATTTGCCAACCTTCGCCTGCTCTATACCTATTTATTTACCTACCCTGGCACCAAGCTTTTATTTATGGGCAGTGAATTTGCTCAATGGAGCGAATGGGCGCAGAGCCGCACGCTCGATTGGCACTTGATGGATTTTGCACCGCACCAGGGAATTCATGCACTCGTCAGTGACCTGAATAAGTGCTACACCCAAATGCCGTCACTTTATCAGCACAGTTTTCGTGGTGATGGTTTTGAATGGATTGATTGCCACGACAGCACACAGTCTATTGTGAGTTACATTCGCAAAAGTGATACGGATTTTTGTATTGTTATTTTGAATTGTACGCCAGTACCGCGCAGCAATTATCGAATTGGCGTACCTGTTGCAGGGAGCTACAACGAATTGTTGAATTCAGATTCAAGCTTCTATGGTGGTAGTAATTGGGGCAATAGCAACCCTATTTACTCACAACCTGTTGCCTGGATGAATCATCAACAATCGCTGGAAATTAATTTGCCACCCTTGGGGGCGCTAATTTTAAAACTCGCGTAA
- the glgC gene encoding glucose-1-phosphate adenylyltransferase — protein sequence MSTQSSGRFVSRLTRETLAIILAGGRGSRLHQLTDWRAKPAVHFGGKFRIIDFPLSNCVNSGIRRISVLTQYKSHSLDRHVQRGWGFLGGELGEFVELIPAQQRLSESWYVGTADAVVQNIDIIRRHNPEYVLILAGDHVYKMDYGTMIAAHVERGADITVGCIEVPLEIAHAFGVMDVDKDFRIVKFTEKPKNPEPIHGKPDKALASMGIYVFSTKVLFRELLKDRDDPNSSHDFGKDIIPSMIKSHRVTAFPFRDPVSGGDAYWRDVGTVDSLWEANLELTGISPELDLYDAEWPIWTYQEQVAPAKFVFNDEGRRGYAVDSLIAGGCIISGSAVKHSLLFPRVRVHSFCEIEDSVLFPSVEVGRNCKIRKALIDRRCKIPDGTIIGYDQEEDRKRFHVSPKGVVLVTPDMLGQDEING from the coding sequence ATGAGTACACAATCATCGGGTCGTTTTGTAAGTCGACTTACTCGAGAAACACTGGCAATAATCCTTGCAGGCGGGCGTGGCTCCCGATTACATCAACTCACTGACTGGCGAGCAAAACCAGCGGTTCATTTTGGCGGAAAATTTCGCATTATCGACTTTCCTTTATCTAATTGCGTCAACTCCGGTATTCGCCGTATCAGTGTACTTACGCAATATAAATCCCACTCGTTGGATCGCCATGTGCAGCGCGGCTGGGGTTTTTTGGGCGGTGAATTGGGCGAGTTCGTAGAGCTTATCCCCGCGCAACAGCGCTTGAGTGAATCCTGGTATGTGGGAACTGCAGATGCGGTGGTGCAGAACATCGATATTATCCGTCGCCACAATCCGGAATATGTCCTTATCCTTGCTGGCGACCATGTTTATAAAATGGACTACGGCACCATGATTGCAGCCCACGTTGAACGTGGTGCCGATATTACGGTCGGTTGTATTGAAGTGCCACTGGAAATCGCCCATGCCTTCGGGGTAATGGATGTCGATAAAGATTTTCGCATTGTGAAATTTACCGAGAAGCCAAAAAATCCAGAGCCTATTCACGGTAAGCCGGATAAAGCATTGGCGTCCATGGGCATTTATGTTTTTAGTACCAAAGTGTTGTTTCGCGAACTGTTAAAAGATCGTGATGATCCGAATTCATCACATGATTTTGGTAAGGATATTATTCCTTCCATGATCAAATCCCATAGAGTGACTGCATTTCCATTCCGCGATCCAGTCTCGGGTGGCGATGCGTATTGGCGCGATGTGGGCACAGTGGATTCGCTGTGGGAAGCCAACCTTGAATTAACCGGAATCTCTCCGGAATTGGATTTGTATGATGCCGAGTGGCCTATTTGGACTTATCAGGAACAAGTCGCTCCCGCCAAGTTTGTGTTTAATGATGAAGGGCGTCGCGGTTACGCAGTGGATTCCTTAATTGCAGGTGGTTGCATCATTTCCGGATCCGCGGTGAAGCATTCATTATTATTTCCCCGTGTACGTGTACATTCGTTTTGCGAGATTGAAGATTCAGTGTTGTTCCCCAGCGTAGAAGTAGGGCGCAACTGTAAAATCCGTAAAGCGCTGATTGACCGACGCTGCAAAATTCCCGATGGCACTATTATTGGTTACGATCAGGAAGAAGATAGAAAACGCTTTCATGTGTCGCCCAAGGGTGTCGTTTTGGTTACTCCCGATATGTTAGGACAGGATGAGATCAATGGTTAA
- a CDS encoding glycoside hydrolase family 57 protein gives MVNHGKTKVVFLWHMHQPDYRDIMTGEYYFPWTYLHAIKDYVDMAAHIEAQPAAKAVVNFAPILLEQLDDYAQQIAAHLSRGEKIKDAVLASLVDPALPAPGTMAFTDLARKYLRANRERMIERFPVFKELADVVGTFDEKPFISRYLNEQFLVDLCVWYHISWLAEIPRRTDLRIQKLQSKERNYSLADRRELLGIIGELMASIGPRYRALAESGQIELCMSPYAHPIVPLLIDLNSAKQAMPDVSLPNADFYPDGRNRARWHLHEGIKVFEHYFGKRPRGCWASEGALSDDTLKLLEEEKFDWAATGDSVLHNSLRAPENLAVANDINATHQSLHRAYHFHNTNINTFFRDDGLSDLIGFKYATWHSDDAVGDLLNHMVNIARHGKDNKNTVISVIMDGENAWEYFPENAYHFLHTLYERLSNHPELELTTYSDLLDKQQPAAVAVPHLVAGSWVYGTFSTWIGDKDKNRGWDMLCDAKQQVDAALSKRSFTAAELAQIEKQLALCEGSDWFWWFGDYNPAQSVSDFEYLYRRHLINLYALIDQPAPAYLHQVISVGGGDPATGGVMRQGHAN, from the coding sequence ATGGTTAATCATGGCAAAACGAAGGTCGTTTTTCTCTGGCATATGCACCAACCGGATTATCGCGACATAATGACAGGGGAATACTATTTCCCCTGGACATACCTTCATGCCATTAAGGACTATGTAGATATGGCGGCGCACATAGAAGCGCAACCTGCTGCAAAAGCTGTGGTTAATTTTGCTCCCATTTTACTTGAGCAACTCGACGATTATGCGCAGCAGATTGCGGCGCATTTATCGCGGGGTGAAAAAATCAAAGATGCGGTATTGGCATCATTGGTTGACCCTGCATTACCGGCGCCGGGTACCATGGCGTTTACCGACCTTGCACGAAAATACTTGCGCGCAAACCGCGAGCGAATGATCGAGCGCTTTCCTGTATTTAAGGAGCTTGCGGATGTCGTTGGTACATTTGATGAAAAACCGTTTATTAGTCGCTACCTGAATGAACAATTTCTTGTGGATTTATGTGTGTGGTATCACATCAGTTGGCTTGCTGAAATTCCACGCCGTACCGATCTCCGCATCCAAAAATTACAAAGCAAAGAGCGCAATTATTCGCTTGCTGACAGGCGCGAATTGCTCGGCATAATCGGCGAGCTTATGGCATCCATCGGGCCGCGTTATCGCGCACTGGCGGAGTCAGGACAAATTGAATTATGTATGAGTCCTTATGCCCATCCAATTGTCCCTCTGTTGATCGATCTCAATAGTGCTAAACAAGCAATGCCGGATGTCAGCTTGCCGAATGCAGATTTTTATCCAGATGGACGCAATCGCGCTCGCTGGCATTTGCATGAAGGCATCAAAGTGTTTGAGCATTATTTTGGCAAGCGACCACGGGGTTGTTGGGCTTCTGAGGGCGCATTAAGTGATGACACATTAAAGCTCCTGGAAGAAGAAAAGTTTGATTGGGCGGCGACAGGTGATTCTGTGTTGCATAACAGCTTGCGCGCTCCGGAAAATCTTGCAGTAGCAAATGATATTAATGCAACACACCAGTCGCTGCATCGTGCGTACCATTTCCATAATACGAACATCAATACTTTTTTTCGCGATGATGGCTTGTCTGATCTGATCGGTTTTAAATACGCGACTTGGCATTCAGACGATGCAGTGGGCGATTTACTCAATCATATGGTTAATATCGCTCGTCACGGTAAAGACAACAAAAATACTGTCATTTCAGTGATTATGGATGGTGAAAATGCCTGGGAATATTTTCCTGAAAATGCCTACCACTTTTTACACACCTTGTATGAACGTTTAAGTAATCACCCTGAGCTTGAATTAACTACCTATAGCGATTTATTGGATAAACAACAGCCTGCCGCTGTTGCTGTCCCGCATTTGGTGGCGGGCAGTTGGGTTTATGGCACCTTTTCAACCTGGATTGGTGACAAAGATAAAAATCGCGGCTGGGATATGTTATGTGATGCCAAGCAGCAAGTGGACGCCGCGCTCAGCAAACGATCATTTACAGCGGCAGAACTGGCGCAAATTGAAAAACAATTAGCACTCTGCGAAGGATCAGATTGGTTTTGGTGGTTTGGGGATTACAACCCGGCGCAAAGCGTGAGTGATTTTGAATATTTATATCGTCGCCATCTGATTAATTTGTACGCCTTAATTGATCAGCCAGCTCCCGCTTATTTGCATCAAGTGATCAGCGTTGGTGGCGGCGACCCGGCAACGGGTGGGGTGATGCGACAAGGTCATGCCAACTGA
- the malQ gene encoding 4-alpha-glucanotransferase codes for MVNKSPLFQRRTAGVLLHPTSLPCSESYSRNEITKAFGTLGKEAYAFVDFMATAGFSIWQMLPTGPTQADMSPYQSISAHAGNPDLISLDWLAEKNWIDAGQVTTKEPIPLAELRELAAASFYKHLGSNPELEQAFAAFRQAQAYWLDDFSLFSALRAEYQNTSWVDWPATIRTRHDEALNQIRLTLKYKIDQVLFEQFAFFSQWSALKKYANEKGIYLFGDMPIFVGHDSADVWAQQHYFNLDDQGRPLTVAGVPPDYFSETGQHWGNPHYNWNQMQQDGFQWWLARLKTQLHLFDLIRIDHFRGFEAFWEIPADGEDARSGRWVKAPGEAFLQACFDAYPELPLVAENLGVITDEVEALRRQFNLPGMLVLQFGFDGNSNNPHLPHNHSRDEVIYTGTHDNDTTLGWYETLADEHRKQLQAYCFNSTEPMPWLLIETALASVGSMAIIPMQDLLELDGGHRMNMPGTTDKNWVWTFLWDQVDPALAGRIRQLLTIYHRLG; via the coding sequence ATGGTTAACAAATCACCTTTGTTCCAACGTCGTACCGCCGGTGTTTTGTTACATCCAACATCGTTACCATGCTCCGAGTCCTATAGCCGCAATGAAATTACAAAAGCCTTTGGAACCCTGGGAAAGGAAGCCTATGCATTTGTAGATTTCATGGCGACCGCCGGATTTTCAATCTGGCAAATGCTGCCAACCGGGCCAACACAAGCTGATATGTCGCCTTATCAATCTATTTCAGCGCATGCAGGAAATCCGGATCTGATTAGTCTTGATTGGCTGGCTGAAAAAAATTGGATCGATGCAGGGCAGGTGACAACCAAGGAGCCAATCCCCCTTGCAGAGTTGCGCGAGTTGGCGGCTGCATCGTTTTACAAACATTTGGGCAGTAATCCAGAACTTGAGCAGGCGTTTGCTGCATTTCGCCAAGCACAAGCCTATTGGCTGGATGACTTTTCACTGTTTAGCGCGCTGCGCGCCGAATACCAAAATACTTCATGGGTGGATTGGCCAGCTACAATTCGTACTCGTCACGATGAGGCGCTTAACCAAATCCGGCTCACCTTAAAATACAAAATTGACCAAGTATTGTTTGAACAGTTTGCTTTTTTTAGTCAGTGGAGTGCGCTAAAAAAGTATGCGAATGAAAAGGGCATTTATCTCTTCGGCGATATGCCCATTTTTGTTGGGCACGACAGTGCCGATGTGTGGGCGCAACAACATTATTTCAATCTGGATGATCAAGGGCGGCCACTGACTGTAGCCGGCGTGCCTCCTGATTATTTTTCTGAGACGGGCCAACACTGGGGTAATCCGCACTATAACTGGAATCAAATGCAGCAGGATGGATTTCAGTGGTGGTTGGCGCGATTGAAAACGCAATTGCATTTGTTTGATTTAATCCGGATCGACCATTTTCGCGGTTTTGAAGCCTTTTGGGAAATTCCTGCTGACGGTGAAGACGCTCGTTCCGGCAGATGGGTTAAAGCGCCGGGTGAGGCATTTTTGCAGGCGTGTTTTGATGCTTATCCCGAGCTGCCGTTAGTGGCAGAAAATTTGGGTGTTATCACCGACGAGGTTGAAGCCTTGCGCCGGCAGTTCAACTTGCCGGGTATGCTGGTGTTGCAATTTGGGTTTGATGGCAATAGCAATAACCCGCATTTACCACACAACCATAGTCGCGATGAGGTGATTTATACCGGAACCCATGACAACGACACTACGCTTGGCTGGTACGAAACCTTAGCGGATGAACATCGCAAGCAACTGCAAGCTTATTGTTTTAATTCAACGGAGCCAATGCCATGGTTATTGATTGAAACGGCGCTGGCTTCGGTCGGAAGTATGGCGATTATTCCGATGCAAGACCTTTTGGAACTGGATGGAGGGCACAGGATGAATATGCCCGGGACAACGGATAAAAATTGGGTGTGGACGTTTTTGTGGGATCAGGTTGATCCAGCATTGGCCGGGCGGATCCGGCAGTTGTTAACAATCTATCATCGCCTTGGCTAA